In Candidatus Epulonipiscium viviparus, one DNA window encodes the following:
- a CDS encoding aldo/keto reductase — MQYRQLVKGGDNLSILGYGCMRFPSKNGRINEELTDEQMWYAFEKGVNYFDTAYPYHGGKSEVMLGKFIKKHDIRNKVFIANKMPTFLIKKPEQFETFFNTQLERLDTDYIDYYLMHALGSLAGWEKLKALGALEFIEEKKKAGKIRYIGFSFHGKGEEFKKIIDDYNWDFCQIQYNYLDETNQAGTAGLEYAYEKGVGVVVMEPLRGGNLASKAPTKVKEKIEHFEPKRSPAFWALRWIFNHKEVSVVLSGMNNLDHIKDNIYCAKNTSPNSMTEEELHLISDIKEVYKELMKVSCTGCNYCMPCPFNVDIPGIFSDYNSNSFFGGMMPKAFYIQKLLGMGTAKSGADLCVACGKCMTHCPQGIQIPTQLKEADKALGKKYLVYPIKLGMKLFSKKKKVKIKSSKKTEEKTEEQTKE; from the coding sequence ATGCAATATAGACAGTTAGTGAAGGGCGGAGATAATTTATCCATTCTGGGATATGGGTGCATGAGATTTCCTAGTAAAAACGGACGTATTAACGAAGAACTCACAGATGAACAAATGTGGTATGCTTTTGAAAAAGGCGTAAACTATTTCGATACAGCCTACCCGTATCATGGTGGCAAAAGCGAAGTTATGCTAGGCAAATTTATTAAAAAGCACGACATTCGCAACAAAGTATTTATTGCCAATAAGATGCCTACATTCCTCATAAAAAAGCCAGAACAATTCGAAACTTTTTTTAATACGCAACTAGAGCGTCTAGATACTGATTATATCGATTACTACTTGATGCACGCTCTCGGAAGCCTGGCAGGATGGGAAAAATTGAAAGCTTTGGGCGCCTTAGAATTCATAGAAGAGAAAAAGAAAGCCGGCAAAATTAGATATATCGGTTTCTCATTTCATGGCAAAGGCGAAGAGTTCAAAAAAATCATCGATGACTACAACTGGGACTTCTGCCAAATACAATATAATTATCTCGACGAAACCAATCAAGCTGGTACTGCAGGACTAGAATATGCATACGAAAAGGGTGTTGGAGTTGTTGTAATGGAGCCGCTTAGAGGTGGCAACTTAGCGTCAAAAGCACCTACCAAAGTTAAAGAGAAAATCGAACACTTTGAACCTAAACGATCCCCAGCGTTTTGGGCACTTCGATGGATATTCAACCACAAAGAAGTTTCGGTAGTGTTGAGTGGAATGAATAATTTAGATCATATAAAAGATAATATTTACTGTGCCAAAAATACTTCTCCGAATAGCATGACCGAAGAAGAGTTGCACCTAATATCAGATATCAAAGAAGTCTACAAAGAGCTTATGAAAGTATCATGTACAGGCTGCAATTATTGTATGCCTTGCCCATTCAACGTGGATATTCCTGGAATATTCTCCGACTACAACAGCAACTCATTCTTTGGAGGAATGATGCCAAAAGCGTTCTATATTCAAAAATTACTCGGGATGGGTACTGCAAAGTCGGGTGCCGATCTATGCGTCGCTTGTGGCAAATGCATGACCCACTGCCCTCAGGGTATTCAGATTCCTACACAACTCAAAGAAGCCGACAAAGCGCTAGGCAAAAAATATCTAGTCTATCCTATTAAATTAGGCATGAAATTATTTTCAAAGAAAAAGAAGGTCAAAATAAAAAGTTCAAAGAAAACAGAAGAGAAAACAGAAGAGCAAACCAAAGAATAG
- a CDS encoding exonuclease SbcCD subunit D, translated as MKILHTSDWHLGKNLDGYSRMDEQEIFLQDFVEMVNEHDVDLVIIAGDIYDTPNPPSRAEAMFYATLKQISNNGQRLILVVAGNHDSPDRLAAAAPLAKEHGIIIVGTLRHVVDTGNYGQHSVVASGEGFVEIAINGERAVILVVPYPSEKRLNELLYDYMQATEDQAQSYIDHIAMLFKNLEQNYRDDTINLAVSHLFALGSEGSGSETGIQTLGGSYLIPGSYLPQRAQYIALGHVHKKQIVPDTNKRARYSGAPLQYNKRETQTPKVCFLIEAAAGEECVVTEIAFEVYKPIETWLCDSIDDAIEKCAANADRECWVYLEVKTEKPLLESDIKKIRALKNDIINIFPIFSDQIEVDVAKFEDQTAEELFEAFYFKRKNVAADPEIINLFNSIMEEVENEAH; from the coding sequence TTGAAAATTTTGCATACTTCTGATTGGCATCTAGGCAAAAATTTGGACGGCTATAGCAGAATGGACGAGCAAGAAATATTTTTGCAGGACTTTGTCGAAATGGTGAATGAGCATGACGTAGACTTAGTGATTATCGCTGGCGATATATATGATACTCCAAACCCACCATCGCGAGCAGAAGCTATGTTTTATGCGACGCTAAAGCAGATTTCGAATAATGGACAACGACTTATTCTTGTAGTTGCAGGAAATCATGATAGTCCCGATCGATTAGCTGCAGCTGCGCCACTTGCAAAAGAGCATGGTATTATCATTGTTGGAACTCTTAGGCATGTGGTAGATACTGGCAATTATGGACAGCATTCTGTTGTGGCATCTGGAGAGGGCTTTGTCGAAATTGCCATCAATGGGGAAAGGGCCGTGATATTGGTAGTTCCGTATCCAAGCGAAAAGCGTTTAAATGAGTTACTATATGACTATATGCAAGCTACTGAAGATCAAGCTCAATCATATATCGATCACATCGCAATGTTGTTTAAAAATCTGGAACAAAATTATCGAGACGATACTATCAACTTGGCCGTGAGTCACTTGTTTGCATTAGGCAGCGAGGGTAGTGGATCAGAAACCGGTATTCAGACTCTTGGTGGCAGTTACTTGATTCCAGGGAGCTATTTGCCGCAGCGGGCTCAGTATATTGCGCTCGGGCATGTGCATAAAAAGCAAATCGTACCCGATACAAATAAGCGAGCGAGATATTCTGGAGCACCTCTACAATATAACAAGCGAGAAACTCAGACCCCAAAGGTGTGCTTTTTGATTGAGGCCGCAGCGGGAGAGGAATGCGTAGTTACCGAAATAGCTTTTGAAGTGTACAAGCCTATTGAAACTTGGCTGTGCGATAGCATTGACGATGCGATTGAAAAATGCGCCGCAAATGCCGATAGAGAATGTTGGGTATATCTTGAAGTGAAAACAGAGAAACCGTTATTGGAAAGTGATATCAAAAAAATTCGTGCACTGAAAAATGACATCATAAATATATTTCCTATATTTTCGGATCAAATTGAAGTAGATGTGGCTAAATTTGAAGATCAGACTGCAGAAGAATTGTTTGAGGCATTTTATTTTAAGCGAAAAAATGTTGCAGCGGATCCAGAGATTATAAATTTATTTAATTCGATTATGGAAGAGGTAGAAAATGAGGCCCATTAA
- a CDS encoding stage II sporulation protein P, with the protein MQAPFVLGTYLKKTFPYHAVISIFLFFTLANTYTDMDMQNKSSQDLLFVKTTIPAFETPFDVEFAIQTYVKNVVGMVIQSPLSYVHTAMPFTKKLPIKFKNGGITGFFSVPEIHEIINLDKNNEFTPSYAEPEPQDVNTGLLNNYKHLLASYYTGDASLKVDAELLEYLGFDFEELAAKELKINTDIDGPHVLLFHTHAFELYDDEKGGYYADHGVVKVAQELERILEAKYGLNVLHVDTMFTPSTTNAYEAMEPVITQIIDDNPSIQLAIDIHRDGMATGASKVTAKFNGEDTAKIMFVNGISLKRNMADEILPHNSLENPYLEENMALSLQAYIQGLTYYPDLMRTIFLKSYRYSTHMLPYSMLVEIGFNTNTSEEALNAVEPFADIIGKVFNLE; encoded by the coding sequence ATGCAAGCCCCATTTGTATTAGGAACATACTTAAAAAAAACTTTTCCGTATCATGCGGTTATTTCGATATTTTTGTTTTTTACACTAGCGAACACTTATACTGATATGGATATGCAGAATAAAAGTTCTCAAGATTTGTTATTTGTAAAGACAACGATTCCGGCATTCGAAACACCCTTCGATGTTGAGTTTGCGATACAAACTTATGTTAAAAATGTAGTAGGAATGGTGATACAAAGTCCGCTAAGCTATGTACATACAGCAATGCCGTTTACCAAAAAATTGCCAATTAAATTTAAAAATGGAGGGATAACAGGATTTTTTAGTGTGCCCGAAATTCATGAAATTATAAACTTGGATAAAAATAATGAGTTTACGCCAAGCTATGCGGAACCAGAGCCTCAGGATGTAAATACAGGATTATTAAACAACTATAAACACTTGCTAGCATCATATTATACAGGAGATGCTTCTTTAAAAGTAGATGCAGAATTACTAGAATATTTGGGTTTTGACTTCGAAGAATTGGCTGCCAAAGAGCTTAAAATTAATACTGATATAGATGGGCCACATGTACTGCTATTTCATACCCACGCATTCGAATTGTATGACGACGAAAAGGGAGGATATTACGCAGATCATGGGGTGGTAAAAGTGGCGCAAGAGTTGGAGAGAATATTAGAAGCAAAGTATGGGCTAAATGTATTGCATGTAGACACTATGTTTACTCCTTCCACAACCAACGCTTATGAGGCTATGGAACCAGTCATTACACAAATAATTGACGATAACCCATCGATACAACTTGCAATAGATATACACAGAGACGGCATGGCGACCGGTGCGTCTAAGGTTACTGCAAAGTTTAATGGCGAAGATACTGCAAAAATAATGTTTGTAAACGGAATTAGCTTAAAGCGAAATATGGCCGATGAAATTCTTCCTCACAACAGTTTGGAAAATCCATACCTCGAAGAAAACATGGCACTTTCACTTCAAGCATACATTCAAGGTCTCACATATTACCCAGATCTAATGCGAACAATCTTTTTGAAATCGTATAGATATAGCACACACATGTTGCCGTATTCTATGCTGGTAGAAATTGGATTTAATACTAATACGAGCGAAGAAGCCTTGAATGCTGTCGAGCCATTTGCAGATATAATAGGCAAGGTGTTTAACTTAGAGTAA
- a CDS encoding HNH endonuclease: MGYRDDWFKNNQPNANGQYKCVQCKNTFDKADIEIDHIIPKRKGGTDDLWNLQCMCRSCNRSKGARQTSGETAKSVFGAVCNGDALKLAGSMAGRKVKDMLGIKYKRK; encoded by the coding sequence ATGGGATATAGAGATGATTGGTTTAAAAATAATCAACCCAATGCTAATGGTCAATACAAATGTGTGCAATGCAAAAATACATTCGATAAAGCAGATATTGAGATAGATCATATTATTCCGAAACGCAAAGGGGGAACGGATGATCTCTGGAACTTACAATGCATGTGTAGAAGCTGCAATAGAAGTAAGGGTGCACGGCAAACTTCTGGAGAAACAGCGAAGAGTGTTTTTGGAGCGGTCTGTAATGGCGATGCCTTAAAATTGGCGGGGTCGATGGCTGGTCGTAAAGTTAAGGATATGCTTGGTATCAAATATAAACGAAAATAA
- a CDS encoding MATE family efflux transporter, whose amino-acid sequence MNIQISDNFNYSKLIKFTIPSIIMMIVTSVYGVVDGLFVSNYVGKNAFTSLNLVMPFISIFSAFSFMMGIGGCALVAKFLGEGKKEKANEVFSMIITVLIIGAIFFAAFGIVFIESIAVMLGATPELLADCVTYATIMFIALPGFMLQTTFQTFAVVADKPNMGLSLSILSGISNVVLDFLFMAVFEWGIAGAAWATGISQMMGGFIPLIYFVSKRNVSRLKLVKFKWDLRSLLTSAINGSSEMMSTISLSLVSMLYNLQLMKFFGVNGVSAYGIIMYGAFIFVGVFIGYTIGVSPIISYHYGADNKPELKSLLKKSVVLMMGAAVVLTVVAEVCAPTLAKVFVGYDAELLQLSTTAFRIYSLSYLVSNLNIFASAFFTALNNGFVSALISFLRTLVLQAIMIMVLPYIIGVNGIWFAVLFAEIECLIATIFLFKANRKRYGYY is encoded by the coding sequence ATGAATATTCAAATATCGGATAATTTCAACTATTCAAAACTGATTAAATTCACTATTCCATCAATTATTATGATGATTGTAACGTCTGTATATGGAGTAGTAGATGGGCTTTTTGTATCAAATTATGTGGGAAAAAATGCATTTACATCGTTAAATTTGGTGATGCCATTTATCTCAATCTTCAGCGCATTTAGCTTTATGATGGGTATAGGCGGTTGCGCATTGGTTGCAAAATTTTTGGGCGAGGGTAAAAAAGAAAAGGCGAATGAAGTTTTTTCGATGATAATAACTGTGTTAATTATTGGGGCTATCTTTTTTGCTGCATTTGGGATTGTATTTATTGAGTCAATCGCAGTGATGCTGGGAGCAACTCCCGAGCTATTGGCAGATTGTGTTACATATGCAACGATAATGTTTATCGCATTGCCTGGGTTTATGTTACAAACGACGTTCCAAACTTTTGCCGTGGTTGCGGATAAGCCAAATATGGGGCTAAGCTTATCGATTTTATCTGGAATAAGCAATGTGGTTCTAGACTTTTTGTTTATGGCTGTGTTTGAATGGGGTATAGCAGGCGCGGCATGGGCAACGGGCATAAGTCAAATGATGGGCGGCTTTATTCCGTTAATATATTTTGTGAGCAAGAGAAATGTGAGTAGATTAAAATTGGTGAAGTTTAAATGGGATTTGAGGTCGCTATTGACAAGCGCTATAAACGGGTCTTCAGAAATGATGTCAACTATATCGCTGTCGCTGGTTAGCATGCTATATAATTTACAGCTGATGAAGTTCTTTGGAGTAAATGGTGTTTCGGCTTATGGCATAATTATGTATGGAGCGTTTATATTTGTCGGAGTATTTATCGGGTATACGATTGGCGTTTCTCCGATTATTAGCTATCATTATGGGGCCGATAATAAGCCAGAGCTGAAATCGCTACTCAAAAAAAGCGTGGTACTGATGATGGGTGCGGCAGTAGTTTTGACAGTGGTTGCTGAAGTGTGCGCACCAACTTTGGCTAAGGTTTTTGTAGGCTATGATGCAGAATTACTGCAGTTGTCAACGACAGCGTTCAGAATATATTCTCTGTCATATTTGGTTAGCAATCTCAATATTTTTGCATCTGCTTTTTTTACCGCATTGAACAATGGTTTTGTATCGGCGTTGATTTCGTTTTTGAGAACATTGGTATTACAGGCGATTATGATTATGGTGTTGCCGTATATTATAGGAGTAAACGGAATCTGGTTTGCGGTGTTGTTTGCAGAAATAGAGTGTTTAATAGCAACAATTTTCCTATTTAAAGCTAACCGCAAGCGCTATGGATATTATTAA
- a CDS encoding right-handed parallel beta-helix repeat-containing protein — translation MRRMKFAAAMLVIASATLVNAAEVDMAKIMDITTGLRMEVATNIMTEQMGTEIHVYSDEIPWSTEKANATMTITEAVNQAEEGDTIIVHEGIYREVLNIKKDNITIKAAEGEYVLVSGNEVVTDFEPYSGKPGVYVADVPSNYKATNLPFSQVFVNGNYAEIARFPDKTISDNMAPLEEGGGYSKTVEISKGEGIVDGTVTFAEGKLPNVDLTGAQFRGLNGKNAEYVFGTVTSADKNTITFKPTSNNNWTKAGAIEEGYHDYGFGFVMHKNLLDHPGEWFVEHGKLYYMPENGVMDGLEVEMQVRQKVLMLNNTEGVTLENINFVAGNAEIHGMDGAVIDGCTFRYLQPFYTTRGYGINDNRYSGIYGENVTNSKFVNTYIGKTWGTGVVLFKGDNNSFINCIFDDIGWIGTFTAGVYSSANNTLIQDCTFRDHGRFQVRVDKDIKIDILHSSFERAMEMGEDAGPLEFTSTGKIAPLDLGGSEIAYNKVFDLHGVPVSSGSYNKQFVVAFYMEDVNNYTAHHNLVYDITADSYDGPEKLTREGRFLYLGPRYNAMNDPVNYYNNTVWGCDDNIGIWNIQIGNFEELKAAGLEQKEHTGVMTDGHFVNNLFGEGEFSINYSAQNLTATGASKGWASIPENKWKSISTHDMEEFFEHAEKVDYNFNPESNMIIETEDGDRTYVDIENGDFNLRASAKAKGRGTAIEGITSSANPDLGALEGSDYVLSAGATLEVREFLEVR, via the coding sequence ATGAGAAGAATGAAATTTGCAGCAGCAATGCTAGTAATAGCATCGGCAACATTGGTAAATGCGGCGGAAGTAGATATGGCAAAGATAATGGATATTACGACTGGATTGAGAATGGAGGTTGCCACAAACATTATGACCGAGCAGATGGGTACGGAGATTCATGTATATTCGGATGAAATTCCATGGAGCACTGAAAAAGCGAATGCGACAATGACAATTACAGAGGCAGTCAATCAGGCAGAAGAAGGCGATACGATAATTGTTCACGAGGGAATTTACCGCGAGGTGCTCAATATAAAGAAGGATAACATAACGATTAAAGCAGCAGAAGGCGAGTATGTGCTCGTGTCTGGCAACGAGGTGGTAACAGATTTTGAACCATATTCTGGAAAACCGGGCGTATATGTTGCGGATGTACCATCGAACTATAAGGCCACTAACCTGCCATTTTCACAAGTGTTTGTAAACGGCAATTATGCGGAGATCGCGAGATTTCCAGATAAAACAATATCAGATAATATGGCACCGCTAGAAGAAGGCGGAGGATATTCCAAAACTGTTGAAATATCTAAAGGCGAGGGAATTGTGGATGGCACCGTAACCTTTGCAGAAGGCAAGTTGCCAAACGTAGATTTAACCGGCGCGCAATTTAGAGGGTTGAACGGCAAGAACGCAGAGTATGTGTTTGGAACTGTGACATCAGCAGATAAAAATACAATTACATTTAAGCCGACATCAAATAATAATTGGACAAAAGCTGGGGCAATAGAAGAAGGGTATCACGACTATGGCTTTGGCTTTGTGATGCATAAAAATTTGTTAGATCACCCTGGGGAATGGTTTGTGGAGCATGGCAAGCTGTATTATATGCCAGAAAACGGAGTGATGGACGGCTTAGAAGTGGAGATGCAGGTGAGGCAGAAAGTGTTAATGCTCAACAATACGGAAGGCGTAACATTGGAGAACATCAACTTTGTTGCAGGCAACGCGGAGATACACGGAATGGATGGGGCGGTAATCGACGGCTGTACCTTCCGATACTTGCAGCCATTCTATACAACCAGAGGATATGGAATTAACGACAACAGATATTCTGGGATATACGGAGAGAACGTAACGAATAGCAAATTTGTGAACACGTATATAGGAAAAACGTGGGGAACTGGCGTGGTGCTCTTTAAGGGAGATAACAATTCGTTTATCAACTGTATCTTTGATGATATAGGATGGATCGGAACATTTACAGCGGGGGTTTATAGCTCAGCAAATAACACATTGATACAAGACTGTACATTTAGGGATCACGGCAGATTTCAGGTGCGAGTGGATAAGGACATAAAAATAGACATACTGCATTCATCGTTTGAGAGAGCGATGGAGATGGGCGAAGATGCGGGGCCGCTGGAGTTTACTAGTACAGGCAAAATAGCACCACTAGATTTGGGTGGATCGGAGATAGCGTATAACAAGGTCTTTGATTTGCACGGCGTGCCGGTGAGTTCTGGAAGCTATAACAAGCAATTTGTAGTGGCATTCTATATGGAAGATGTAAACAACTATACAGCGCATCATAACTTGGTCTACGATATAACAGCAGATAGCTATGACGGGCCAGAAAAATTAACACGAGAAGGACGATTTTTGTATTTGGGGCCTAGATATAACGCAATGAATGATCCGGTAAACTATTATAACAACACGGTCTGGGGATGCGATGACAACATTGGGATCTGGAACATTCAGATTGGTAACTTCGAAGAGCTAAAAGCTGCAGGGCTAGAGCAAAAGGAGCATACGGGAGTGATGACAGACGGACACTTTGTGAACAACTTATTTGGCGAAGGCGAGTTTAGCATCAACTACTCCGCACAAAATTTAACGGCAACAGGAGCCAGTAAAGGATGGGCAAGTATTCCGGAGAACAAATGGAAGAGCATTTCAACGCACGATATGGAAGAATTTTTTGAGCATGCCGAAAAGGTGGACTACAATTTTAATCCAGAAAGCAATATGATTATAGAAACAGAGGACGGCGACAGAACTTATGTGGATATAGAAAATGGCGACTTCAATTTGAGGGCAAGCGCCAAAGCAAAAGGGCGAGGTACCGCGATTGAAGGGATCACATCTTCGGCAAATCCAGATCTTGGAGCATTAGAAGGTAGCGACTATGTTTTGAGCGCAGGTGCAACGCTAGAAGTAAGGGAATTTTTGGAAGTAAGATAA
- the gpr gene encoding GPR endopeptidase has protein sequence MEEPGFTPRTDLAIEVGAILEREEKEVEDELDGVDLHIEPHENYKKTHIEIFSAAGEKIMSKPMGHYITIESEYLKENNPEIHKEIIEEVADCLRGLLPTHSGILKVLIIGLGNRQATPDTLGPYVCDKVLVTRHLAEFVPEAIDDSVCHLSSLAPGVMGLTGIETSEIVKGVCEHIHPDCIIAIDALGARSATRINSTIQISNTGISPGAGIGNKRKKLDINTMGCPVIAIGVPTVVDAATLINDTMDTLIESMLAESTNAEFYSMLRDLGDQEKYSLIREVITPTIGNLFVTPKDMDEVIMYLGNIIANAINIAVHPGITIDDVNKYRY, from the coding sequence ATGGAGGAACCAGGCTTTACACCACGTACGGATCTGGCTATAGAAGTTGGTGCCATTTTAGAAAGAGAAGAGAAAGAGGTCGAAGATGAGCTAGACGGTGTCGATTTACACATAGAACCTCATGAAAATTACAAAAAGACTCATATCGAAATTTTTTCTGCAGCTGGGGAAAAAATTATGAGCAAGCCGATGGGGCATTATATCACGATTGAGTCTGAATATTTAAAGGAGAACAATCCAGAAATTCACAAAGAGATTATAGAGGAAGTGGCAGATTGTCTTAGAGGACTTTTGCCGACTCATTCTGGGATTTTAAAAGTGCTGATAATTGGGTTGGGAAATCGGCAAGCGACTCCAGATACTTTGGGCCCTTATGTATGCGATAAAGTACTAGTAACCAGGCATTTGGCAGAATTTGTCCCAGAGGCAATAGACGATTCGGTATGTCACCTAAGCAGCTTGGCCCCCGGAGTTATGGGTCTAACTGGTATAGAAACTAGCGAAATTGTTAAAGGAGTGTGTGAGCATATACACCCAGACTGCATTATTGCAATAGACGCATTAGGAGCACGTAGCGCTACCAGGATCAATTCTACCATTCAGATTAGCAATACAGGAATTTCTCCGGGCGCGGGTATAGGTAATAAACGTAAAAAACTCGATATCAACACGATGGGGTGCCCGGTAATAGCAATTGGGGTACCCACTGTCGTCGATGCGGCAACACTGATAAATGATACGATGGACACTCTCATTGAGAGCATGCTGGCGGAATCAACCAATGCGGAATTTTACTCTATGCTACGAGATTTGGGAGACCAAGAAAAGTATTCTCTAATTAGGGAGGTCATTACCCCAACGATCGGAAATTTATTTGTAACCCCAAAAGATATGGACGAAGTAATTATGTATCTAGGAAACATTATTGCGAATGCAATCAACATTGCTGTTCACCCAGGTATAACAATCGACGACGTCAATAAATATAGATATTAG
- a CDS encoding flavodoxin family protein: MTKVYYFSRTGDCEKIAKSIATQTNGSISRITDNQDWSGIAGFLKGGAASLKRIVVDLNAEIPAINNDTIYLCFPVWAGTFPPAVRTFIEQVGRENIIIVPKSLGSHLKDQDGFKQVIEIIGKTTDITV; encoded by the coding sequence ATGACTAAGGTATACTATTTTTCAAGAACAGGTGACTGCGAGAAAATTGCTAAATCTATAGCTACACAAACCAACGGAAGCATTTCGCGAATCACAGACAACCAAGACTGGAGCGGTATTGCTGGATTTTTGAAAGGTGGCGCGGCATCGCTCAAACGCATCGTCGTAGATTTGAATGCCGAAATACCTGCTATCAATAATGATACCATTTATCTATGTTTTCCTGTATGGGCAGGGACGTTTCCACCAGCTGTACGCACATTTATAGAACAAGTAGGCCGCGAAAATATTATTATAGTTCCCAAATCGCTAGGCAGCCATCTAAAGGACCAAGACGGGTTTAAGCAAGTTATAGAAATCATTGGCAAAACAACAGACATCACCGTTTAA